A segment of the Trifolium pratense cultivar HEN17-A07 linkage group LG7, ARS_RC_1.1, whole genome shotgun sequence genome:
TGGTATTGTTTTGTACAATCAAGTAAGTTTCCCTTCACTTCCAATGTAATAATATTTTCTCTTCTACACTTCTTCattatgatgataatgatgatgtttttttcactaaactaattatttcCATCTTATGTTGTTCATCTTGGagtcaatattttttaagtgaTGCAAGAATTCTGGAGAAGAATTTGgcatcaaagttcaaacatCAACTAAAAGTCCTCTGGTTATTAACACCTTTCAGATGGTGGACATCTTCAATTGCAGGAGCCATCGTAGAAAAGTTTGCTGTGGAGGGTTAAACAAAGTCACTTGCTGAATAAGTGGGTAATTCATTTCTTTTAggataaaatatgattttaaaatctataatttttactgCTTAAGTCATTCATTACATATTCTTTGGCTTGCTGTAGGCTCTTGGACTTGTGAGACGATGGAATCAGGCGCTTCATACAAGTTTGATGTGGATATTCCATTTCACTTTTTGGTAACATATCAATGCTCATTAGTTATTGTGTTTCATTGTGATAATACTAGGATTAGTATTATCCATATCTTCCATTTGTGTTGATTAGGATTTCCATTTTAAACAGCTGCGGGGATATGTAATGTATCTGAATTCTGAACACTCCATGAGGGAAAATCCAAACTGGATTTCTCCAGAGGTATGCTCTTATGTCTCCACATTACTTAATTGCATGTATTCTCCTAAAGATTTCTTCTCATGCCATTCATTTTATCTCTTTTTGTGTATAGAAAATGTTGGGGGAACATATAGAGAGCTTCCTTATTTGTGATTGATTATTAGTCTGCTGTTGCACCATTTTAAATTTGTCTATCCATTGCTTGAAAAGAAATCTCGATGGAACAAATTGAAACTGGAATTGTGCTAATTAGATGGAGGAGTGGATTACTGGTGTAAGGGAGGGAAATTTAAAATTCGGGACGAAGGAGAGAGCCACCATCCATACAACAAGTCTTACCTACTTGGCTACTCGGTGATGCTTATTGTCTATCTTCTGATTGGTTCAACTGAGGACTCTAGTTATTGTACCACACAAAATGTTAATGGACAGTAGCCCATGCCTTTCTGGAAAGCTCGAGACATGCGCTAATGTGATGCAAGGTTTGTTGGCATTGTTAACTGGAAAATTAAAATCTgcttattttttgtgttttatgaAATTTATGTTAAAGGTAAGTTTTATTTGTTAATGCAGAAGTTAACTACTTCCAATTTTCAAGGCACATTTGTACGGTCTTGCACACATCCCATGCTTTGATGGTCTTTGCTACTTACTTTAGGCATCTAAAAGGTTTTAATTTGGATACCTATACTACATGAAACATAGGAACTAGTTTTCTTGATCAGTTTTGGATGATTGCTTACTTTAGCTAAGCACCAAATGTGAATATGTATAGAGTTTGACAGACTGCTCCAAATAGTTTCCGCTACAAGTCAACAGGTTCCTATACCCTCTCCAATTGATGCTTCACAGTTATGCATCTGGATTTAGTTGATATTTCTGCTGCTTTTATTGGAGTTCTCGAAACATAGCTACTGATATCTTATCTTTCTGTTATTAGCTTCAACTCTCTGTAACAGCACTTTAAACTCTTGTAAATCTATATAAAGTGTACATCAATTCAATCAATAGAATGAGATTGTTGTCCTCATTATTTTTGTAGATGGTATTAGGGAATCGGAATCAGATGGCATGCTGTGACCTGACCTCAAGTACCACATTTACTAACAAGAATATTATTATCATATATTGAATAATATTACTAGTTTGTTTGAAAACTCAATCTATTAGTACCTTTAATTAAATGAGttgttatatattaatattcatTTTCAAAGTACACGAGTGTGACATCCTACTGGTGTACAATTCATTATTCTGCATAGCTTAATTTGACTTGGTAGTACTTAATTATACCCAATGAAAAAAGTAGGAGTCAAAGAAGGACTTTATCGTTCCTATGATTCAAATGCAAACCCCTTTTAACTATATTTTGTTTGAACTTTGTAATGACTAACCGTTCTGATAAAGGGGATAACAGCATAGTTATTtctgaaattaaaattaatttcaaatggAGACTAACCATAACTCCAAATAGTTTGCACTACAAGTCAACAAATTCCTGTACCCTCTCCAAATGATGTTGCACAGTTATGCAGCTGGATTCAGTTTCTACGGTTGCTGCTTTTATTCGTGTTCTCAAAACATGGCTACTGCTATTCTACCTTTCTGtctataattttgaatttggaAGTTGTAAAAATCTGTTTTAGCCTTATCTGTCTTTTGCTCTATACCCATGTAACAGTCTTCAGTGTTATTAGCTTTAATTATCTCTTTCTGTACCTTAAAACTCAATCAATAGAATGAAAATTTTCTCCTCAATATTTTTCTAGATGGTATTAGGGAATAGAAatcaatttatataatattattaggaCTTAGTTTATTTGTCGAATTTGAAGTGCTTGAGAGTGTTGTCATTTCGAAGTTTTCCAAATCTTGATGCATTGCCTGATTCGATAGGTGAACTGATCCATTTGCGTTATTTGGATCTCTCTTACACAAATATAACATCATTACCAGAGTCATTATGTAATCTTTATAGTCTACAAACATTGAATTTGTACTCTTGTGTGCAACTAACCAGGCTTCCCAATGACATGCAAAATCTTGTAAATTTGCGCCATCTTGATATTAGTAACTGTAATATGTTAGAAGAGATGCCTAGAGAAATGagcaaattaaaaattttgCAAAACTTGAGTCTCTTTCTTGTGGGGAAGCATGGAGAGAAAGGGATAAAGGAACTAGGAACACTTTCAAACCTTCAGGGATCACTTTCCATTGCAAAATTAGAGAATGTTATCAACACTGAAATATCAGAGACAAAGATAATGGATAAAAAGTGCCTTGAGGAATTATGGTTGTCATGGTCTGAAGATGCAAAGGACCATTTTCCGAATTCACAAAGTGAGATGAATATACTTTGCAAGTTACAACCTACCAAGAACCTGAAAAGACTAGATGTATATGGATATAGGGGCACGAGATTTCCAGAATGGGTTGGAGATCCTTCCTACCACAATTTGACTGAGTTATATGTGATTGGTTGTCGATATTGTTGTATTCTTCCGCCACTTGGACAGTTACACTCTCTCAAGAAATTGACAATAAGAAGAATGAGTATGCCGGAGACTATTGGACATGAATATGGTGATTCCTTTACTGGAACCCTCTTTCCCTCCCTTGAATGTTTGGAGTTTCATCACATGCCATGTTGGGAAATGTGGCACCATTCCCATCATTCGGATGATTCTTTTCCTGTATTGAAGTCTCTTGTGATTAATGATTGTCCCAAATTAAAGGGAGATTTGCCACCTCATTTTCGTATGTTGGAAGCAATTCAAATTAAACGATGCAACCAGCTTGGCTCTTCTCTCCCAAAGACGTTTTCCATCCGCAAGTTACACATATTTGAAAGCAATAAAGTAGCCTTGCATGAACTTCCCCTTTCATTGGAAGAATTAAGAATTCAAGGAAGAGAGGTGACAGAGTCAGTCTTTGAAGCCATTGCCATCACCCCACGGGCATCTCTTCAAATTTTGGATATCAGGGATTGTTCGTCAGCGATATCATTTCAGGGAGATTGTTTAATCACATCCTTAAAGTTTTTGTACATAACAGATtgtaaaaatctaaattttccAAAGCAAAACCATCAGCTTGAGTCACTTCAGTATTTGACAATAACTAGAAGTTGTGATTCTCTCACAACCCTCCCACTAGATATCCTGCCGAACCTCAATAATCTCCATATCTATAAATGTGAAAACATAGGATGTCTTTCTACTTCAAAGATTCTTCCAAATCTCAGTTATATTGGCATTAGTAACTGTCCCAGATTTGTATCATTCCCAGAAGAAGGATTGTCTGCACCAAACTTGAAAATATTGTATATCACCAATTGCACTAATCTAAAATCATTGCCTTGTCACATAAATACTCTTCTCCCAAAGTTAGAAGTGATGACTATAGATGAATGCCGAGAAATGGAGACGATTCCTGATGGTGGTATGCCGTGTAGCTTGAGATCACTCTGCATTGGGAATTGCGAGAAATTATTAAGGAATCCATCTCTAACTTTGTTTGACATGCTTTCCCATCTTTCAATTAGTGATCTATCTGATGGTGTTGATTACTTCCCTAGGAAGGATTTTGCGTTGCTTCCTCCCTCCCTGACCTCCCTAGAGCTATGGAAAATGTCAAGTTTGCACACGTTGGAATGCACGGAGCTTCTCCACCTAACATCCCTCCAACAGTTAACAATTGGAGACTGTCCCAAGCTGGAGAATGTGGCAGGAGAAAGGATGCCTGCTTCTTTAATAAATCTTCAAATCTTTAGATGTCCTTTGTTGGAAGAACAGTTCCGCAGGAAACACCCAAACATTTGGCCCAAAATTTCCCACATCAAAGTTATTCAGGTTAGCTACAAATGGATTTAGCAAGCTTGAAACTTGAATTTTCAATATGTAATTCTTAAGCTCTTCCTCGCCTAAATTCCATTTGTCCAATTTTATGCATTTTCTACATAATTTTACTTGAATTTCTTTGTGTTCGCAATACTCTTTGGTTGTTCATAATTGTATTTTTGCTTTCATTTGATGTTTCCGTGTTAATTCTCAGTAAATTATATTCTGTAACATCCTAGTGTTTTCTTTCCTTATATATTGAAATCTGATAATGAAAGATATTAAGAAAAAATCTATCTAGATTATTACCTACTTGGCTAATCGATGATGCATTCTATAATTGGTTTAAGTGAGGATTATTAAATTACCCTAGTAATTGTACTAGACTAACTACTGTTAATTGTTTTTGTATTTAAAGGAATGCATATTTATGCAGGCAAACAATAACCCAGGTGCTGCTAAGGGTGTGGTTCTGATCTGGATGACTGCATACTGATAAGCTACCGCCACGTGATCTGATTGGCACTGAAGTAAGTGTTAGGTGTGGCAAATTAAGACAACATAAGGAATAACAGTAACAAATATAGAGCAGCAGAATGAAGCTATATGGAGCAGAAGATATAAAGTTAAGCCTACGCATTAGGTCTCGAGCAAAGTATCATAAAACAATATAAGTAGCAGTACTGcgagatgatatgcttaaagaTAACTGATTGTTGTATGATGTGCAGTTTAAGAAATAAGAAATGCAAGATTCATAAAAATCTTACTGTAAAGTTGCCATCgatgatcaaaattatgtaaGAAGTTTGTTTACAAAAAAAGGAAGTAAATTTATGAATAGTTTTGTAGGTGCCAAAATGCAAAATGATTAGGTTGTTCATTAAATAGTAAATATGATCCTCTGAAAGAAATTGGAATCCCCTACTTCAATTTGACTCGGTACTTCCTTTTAGCATAATGCATCAGCAGTTTCTTTTAATATTAGCAAAGAGAGACTTCAAATTTTGGGTACCATAAAATAGGCTGAACTCATAACCAATTCAATTAGACACATTGAAATTAAGAGGGTTGAAAAGAGGACCTTATCCTTTTCACAAAAAAGTATGCAGTGGATTGACAGAATTATGCAGGCAAGTAATCCTTGGGACCATATCCTTCCAATATGATAAAAGGGACAGTAAAACAATTGTTTCTTCCATTCAACCCAATACCAACTCTTTCATAATAATTTCAGTTATGGTAATGCACAATTCAGCGGTGATCAATCCGAGAGTAATACATAATAGAAAAGTGAGATGTGCAGTATCAAATCAATGAAACTAGTTTATGGCACAAATAGGAATAATTATCAGTAAGAACCGGTCAAAGTTGTTATCTTAGAGAATCTTCCTAAGTCCAAGAAGCCATGCTCATCAGAATTATCACTTAATAAGGAATCATTTTGATAAAAGATACGAGAAAAGAGTACAATGGCTCTACTAATAGAGCAAAATTGAGACTTAACCAACTATCAAACTAACTAATTAACCAAGCAACTAATCACCTATCTGGATGTGATTTTATGAAAAACAATGCATCTTATAATTCTCTATGATTATATGATTACATTTGGTTAACAAAAGGATAAACAAAATGATATTATGTTCTAGGCTATACAATTCTACAGTTTCAAATTCACAAAGGAAAGAGTTAAGAATGATGTTTGAAAAAACACAGAAAAAGCTATAAGATTCTAAGTCAGAATATATACACTGAATgcagttattttattttacattttcagGTCAATATTATCTGAGTTGAGATATCGTTATTATTTTGGGGAAAGGATACAGTTAATCATATGACGAGGGAGGAAGTTCTCTgatcttaaaaatatttttttgtttacagaTTTTGAAGGATATAGATAACTTTCTTGTTGATTATGTTGGGAATATCAATCATTCTTGATATGGTTTGTACAATCAAGTAAGTTCTTGAACTTCCCTTACTTCCCTTTTGATGTATGGTGCATGGTGTTTTCACTAAACTGATTACTGTAATAGTTTTGGTATTTAAAAGGAATGTGTATTTATGCAGGCAAACAATGACCCAGGTCCATGATTTTTTGGAAAGCTTAAGTCATCTACTATACAAGGTTTGTCGGCATTGTTAATTCAGAAATTAATATCTACATACATGTGTTTGTTTTAATTCTTATGTGAACTTTATATTAAAGATAAGTTATATTTGTTAGTGCAGTTGCTGGAGTACTACTGCAAATTTCCAAGGCACATTTTGATGGACTTGAGGCATCTTAAATGTTTTAGTTTTAGATTCATTTGCTGGACTTGAAACATAGGAATTAGTTTTCATGATCAGTTTTTAGTGATTGTGTACTTATTATGGTTGCCACCATGTTGAGATTTCTTGTCACATCTGTTATATATCAACTGAAAAACAGAAAGAATGTTGCTAATGTGTGCCCTTTTAGGGGAATAGAAACACTGGCATCATAGAGaagtgcattttttttatttatttgtaccATAGATAGCTCAATAATTTTTCCTCTGTAAGGTAAGATGTAAGTAGCTCAATAGTTTTTCCTCACTGTTTTTCAATTTCTGTAAATGTTAGACTGACATGAATCAATTTTGGAGACAACTCATAAAATtctatttctaaattttttaaggTTTGAAACTTGAAAGAGAACAGTAGACAGAGTTGCATTTAGCAATGTCGAAGGATTTTTATTAACTTAGTAGACGATAATGgatatttaaaatgaaaatttcttAGAATTCACAGCCTGGAACACAATGAAACTTCAAAGCATGATAGTTAAACATATTATTTTCCAAATTTAAGTTTAATAATTGACCGCTAACATGGAAAAGTTAATAAATAGTATAAGTTTATTTAGTTTATGAAACCATAAGATGCAAACATTTCAAATATTACAATAGAAAATAGTGATTGATATTTCAACAGTAGTAGATGCTTCTCAGAAGAGATAGGATATCATGTGACAACTGCAAACACAACAGAAAATATTGCCATATTAATGCAAATAGGAGAGTGTATTGTGGCTGAGGCATGGGAAATTGAGTTTCAAAACAGTTTGTGTCACGGAATAATGGATGAGTATACCATATGTGCTGCTATGTGAACTAGAAATATTGTCATAATGTTAATAGGAGCAATGTGGCAATGATGCATTTGTTTGAGTTTGTACTGGTTCCTAAAATGTTTATTATCACAGTTGGATGGTTCTGATAAAGCAGTAGACCATTGGAGTGGTTCTGATAATGCAAGGGGACTTTTGAGTATTTTGCTTTTGTTGCACAATTTTGGACATCCTAAATTACAGAATTTAGCAGGGTACACGTTTCAATTATATTATGATTTCTACTTTAATCTGTCAATATGTTGTCAAATAACTCTTAGTGTGGAGGTTTAACAATACAGATGGAGATAAAAGCCAAGGTAGTAATATGTATCTAATTGTTTGGCACTTTCAGCCAAGGTAGTAATATGTATCTAATATGTATCTAATATGTATCTAGTCTAGTTGATCATATAGCCATTGTCTGGCCTATACTTCAATCAACCTTGTTCTTTGGTCCTACTGCAGGAGCTGATAGATAAAGTTTAGTCTAGGCTGTACTAATTCTACTTTGAAGCTTGATAAGCTACTTGTGAGTATTTTTATGGTATACGAGGGATAAAAGTTTAGTTTATGTGTGTGTTTACTGGTTTCTTATTCTTGTACACTTTTGAGTATTTCTTGTGCTCCTGATAGGCAAGGTcacattttcataaaacttTCAATTGGATTTAAATTAGTTTCACTTCATTAGAGATTGTTGTCAATTAGTCTCTATGAATAGTCTTTCAATTATGTGCCAGATTTTGATATAGTCTACCAGCAAGCAAGGCTACAATTCCACCAGCCATTAATAATAACGATGACATGGTTGTCGAAGATGACAGTACTTcaataagaataaatttataGAATTCAGTTATGGTTGTGAACAATCCCACCAGTCATTCCAAGAGTAATAATGTACTTCTCATGCTAGAAAAACAAGACGTGCAATATCAAGTCAATGATCTGGCTAGTTTATAAATTATATCCACAATTCTAACGTATCAAATTCTCCGTGCAAATGTCAATAGCATAATCTTAAGGACAATAGCATAatatcagaaaaagaaaaaaaattaagccaCTTAAACACTCGTATGCGGATTTTGCATTGCTTGCTTCACAATTTAGGCTTCATGGGGTGAACAATCACTACTACTCAGTAATTATTAGGACTCTCAGGAAGGAACAAATTGAATATGTTGTGTGTTTGCTTCTAAACTCATAGCCTCTGATAAAGAACCTAATTTTACTTATTAAGTGCCACACGTACGCCGAGTTGTACATCAACATGTATGCTGCATCACCAATTAGGGCCACATCATATCTTCTTCCTGCCAGAGTCTCTCTTTTTCACTCCCTTGAGTCAATCATTAATCTGCTATACATGTCATTACCTTCATTTTTGTCATGCTTTGGAAATCCCCACCATGAAGGTGAGTTCTTTGGTACACATTGATATGTACGGTACATTTGTTGAGCTGAATGAATGATTCTCATTAGtttatgaatattatttattaatttttctactATAAACAATCAACTAATTTATCTATCAATTATTAACTATAATTTCAATCCGTATAAGTTGACTTATTACTTATTAGTTATCtattagaaatattttttaccaaaatcaTACCATATTTTCCATTATTTATACGGTTGGCATGGCAGAACAGAACACGTGTTTTGATTCCAAAATAGACAAAGAAATATTttacaataataacaatatttCATTATGCTGACAGCTCAATAGGCAATATGGAATAAAATACTACAACCAAAATATTCACATATTCATACACCATAAACACTTTCACAAAGGAACGAGTTGACTTACTTGTTTCACTGCAAACTGCAACTACAATCAATCTCTCATTTCCGAACTAATCTCATCAATCACTTTTCTTCTCGATCCAGATCATGGCGGTGGCGGCAGCTGTTGGTCAAGCCTTTCTGTCTGGTTTCATTGAAGTTGTCCTTGATAGGCTTGCTTCTCCTGAGGTTGTTGACTTGATCCGTGGAAAGAAAGTTGACGTCAACTTAGTTCAAAGGTTGGAGAGCACTTTGTGTGCTGTTGAAGTTGTGCTGAATGATGCTGAACAGAAACAGTTCAAAGACCCTGCTGTTAACAAATGGCTTGATGACCTCAAAGATGCTGTTTATGTTGCTGATGACATTTTGGATCACATATCTACCAAAGCAGCTATTTCCAACAACAACAAGGTCAGTACTGCTACTAACTACATCTCTCGCTTTTACAATTACAACTCTGAAGAGAGAGCTATGGTTGGCAAGTTGGAAGATATTGTTGCTAAACTTGAATACATTCTCAAACTCAAAGATTTTCTTGGTCTTCAACATATTGCAACTGACCACCACTCTTCTTGGAGAACTCCATCCACCTCCCTGGTAGATGTTGGATCTAACATATTTGGCAGGGATAAAGACAAAGAGGCCATACTCAAATTACTGTTAGACGATcataatgatgatgatgctaAGATTTCTGTGATCCCCATAGTTGGTATGGGTGGAGTGGGAAAAACCACTTTGGCCCAATCTTTGTACAACCATGACAGTATAAAGAAAAACTTTGACGTTCAAGCATGGGCTTGTGTTTCTGATGATTTTGATGAATTCAAGGTTACAAAGGAAATCATGGAGGCAGTTACTAGAAGTACTTGTAATATAAATAACAAAGAGTTGCTTCATCTTGATTTGAAGGAAGAGCTGGCTGGAAAAAAGTTCTTAATTGTTTTGGATGATGTCTGGACTGAAGATTATGATGGTTGGAATTCCCTTTTAAGGCCTCTTCAATATGGAACTATGGGAAGTAAAATTCTTGTAACAACCCGTATTGATAAAGTTGCATCTATGGTCCAAACTTTTCAAACTTGCCATCTTGAGAAATTGTCTGATGAAGATTGTTGGTCGGTGTTTGCAAACCGTGCTTTCCTTTCTTCAAAAGAATCCACTGAGAACATGGATCTCCACAAAATTGGAAAAAAGATTGTTAGAAAATGTAAGGGATTGCCTTTAGCTGCACAATCACTTGGGGGCTTGTTGCGACGTAAACGTGACATCAAGGATTGGAATGATATACTAAATAGCAACATTTGGGAAAATGAGAGTAAGATCATTCCGGCACTAAGAATTAGTTATCATTATCTCCCTCCCTATTTGAAGCGTTGCTTTGTTTATTTTTCGTTATATCCTAAGGATtacaaatttcaaaaaaacGATTTGATCTTGTTATGGATGGCCGAAGATCTTTTACGGTCTCCACAAAATGGGAAGACTTTAGAAGAAGTTGGTTATGGGTATTTTGATGACTTGGCTTCAAGATCATTTTTCCAATGTTGCGGAAGTAGGAACCAGTACCCGCTTTTTGTGATGCACGATCTGGTGCATGATTTAGCCACATTGCTCGGTGGAGGGTTCTATTTAAGAAGAGAGGAACTTGGTAATGAAACGAAGATTGGTACCATGGCTCGTCATTTTTCATTTAGTGAGTTTAGTGATCCAGTCCATGAAAACTACGATGTTTTTGGCCGAGCAAAACATCTTAGGACGTTTTTTGCAACCAGTTTTAGAAGTCCTCCATTCAACAATGAAAAGGCACCATGcataattttgtcaaatttgAAGTACCTGAGAGTTTTGTCATTTCAAAGTTTTCAAAATCTTGATGCATTGCCTGATTCAATTGGTGAACTAATCCATTTGCGTTATTTGGATCTCTCTCAGACAATTATAACGACATTACCAGAGTCATTGTGTAAACTTCATAATCTACAAACATTGAAGCTGTACAATTGTTTTAAACTAACCAGACTTCCCAATGACATGCAAAATCTTGTAAATTTGCGCCATCTTGATATCTATGAATGTCGTAAGTTAGAAGAGATGCCTAgagaaatgagaaaaataaaaaatttgcaaCATTTGAGTTGCTTTCATGTGGGCAAGCATGGAGAGAAAGGGATCAAGGAA
Coding sequences within it:
- the LOC123896377 gene encoding putative disease resistance protein At3g14460, with amino-acid sequence MVAANLLVDYAGIVLYNQVSFPSLPIWWTSSIAGAIVEKFAVEGSWTCETMESGASYKFDVDIPFHFLLRGYVMYLNSEHSMRENPNWISPEDLVYLSNLKCLRVLSFRSFPNLDALPDSIGELIHLRYLDLSYTNITSLPESLCNLYSLQTLNLYSCVQLTRLPNDMQNLVNLRHLDISNCNMLEEMPREMSKLKILQNLSLFLVGKHGEKGIKELGTLSNLQGSLSIAKLENVINTEISETKIMDKKCLEELWLSWSEDAKDHFPNSQSEMNILCKLQPTKNLKRLDVYGYRGTRFPEWVGDPSYHNLTELYVIGCRYCCILPPLGQLHSLKKLTIRRMSMPETIGHEYGDSFTGTLFPSLECLEFHHMPCWEMWHHSHHSDDSFPGDLPPHFRMLEAIQIKRCNQLGSSLPKTFSIRKLHIFESNKVALHELPLSLEELRIQGREVTESVFEAIAITPRASLQILDIRDCSSAISFQGDCLITSLKFLYITDCKNLNFPKQNHQLESLQYLTITRSCDSLTTLPLDILPNLNNLHIYKCENIGCLSTSKILPNLSYIGISNCPRFVSFPEEGLSAPNLKILYITNCTNLKSLPCHINTLLPKLEVMTIDECREMETIPDGGMPCSLRSLCIGNCEKLLRNPSLTLFDMLSHLSISDLSDGVDYFPRKDFALLPPSLTSLELWKMSSLHTLECTELLHLTSLQQLTIGDCPKLENVAGERMPASLINLQIFRCPLLEEQFRRKHPNIWPKISHIKVIQVSYKWI
- the LOC123893553 gene encoding putative disease resistance RPP13-like protein 1, coding for MAVAAAVGQAFLSGFIEVVLDRLASPEVVDLIRGKKVDVNLVQRLESTLCAVEVVLNDAEQKQFKDPAVNKWLDDLKDAVYVADDILDHISTKAAISNNNKVSTATNYISRFYNYNSEERAMVGKLEDIVAKLEYILKLKDFLGLQHIATDHHSSWRTPSTSLVDVGSNIFGRDKDKEAILKLLLDDHNDDDAKISVIPIVGMGGVGKTTLAQSLYNHDSIKKNFDVQAWACVSDDFDEFKVTKEIMEAVTRSTCNINNKELLHLDLKEELAGKKFLIVLDDVWTEDYDGWNSLLRPLQYGTMGSKILVTTRIDKVASMVQTFQTCHLEKLSDEDCWSVFANRAFLSSKESTENMDLHKIGKKIVRKCKGLPLAAQSLGGLLRRKRDIKDWNDILNSNIWENESKIIPALRISYHYLPPYLKRCFVYFSLYPKDYKFQKNDLILLWMAEDLLRSPQNGKTLEEVGYGYFDDLASRSFFQCCGSRNQYPLFVMHDLVHDLATLLGGGFYLRREELGNETKIGTMARHFSFSEFSDPVHENYDVFGRAKHLRTFFATSFRSPPFNNEKAPCIILSNLKYLRVLSFQSFQNLDALPDSIGELIHLRYLDLSQTIITTLPESLCKLHNLQTLKLYNCFKLTRLPNDMQNLVNLRHLDIYECRKLEEMPREMRKIKNLQHLSCFHVGKHGEKGIKELGTLSNLQGSLSITKLENVINSSEASDAKIMEKKYLEKLCLSWSKDAKDYFTNSQREMDILGKLQPTKNLKRLEVHGYRGTRFPEWVGNSSYHNLTELYLIDCQNCCILPPLGQLSSLKKLTMKRMSMLETIGYEYGDSFSGILFPSLEYLEFKDMPCWIMWHHSHESEGYFPVLKFLEIMDCPRLKGDLPSHLPMLETIVIQRCNQLGSSLPETISIRKLHIFESNKVALHELPLSLEELRIQGREVTESVFEAIATTLPRSLQILDIDDCSSVVSFPGDCLPTSLKVLSITNCKNLNFPKQIHPHESLQSLSIDSSCDSLSTLPLNNIPNLYDLEIFNCKNIEHLSATKILSNLVCIEISNCPKFVSFPREGLFAPNLNQLYISKCTNLKLLPCQINTLLPKLQKMYIVTCPEMEMFPEGGMPPSLRLLRIGNCEKLLRNPSLLTLFDMLTELSIVGPCDGVESFPNKAFALLPPSLTSLDIWSMSSLHTLECTGLLHLTSLQKLTITNCLKLENMEGERLPASLIQLAIIRCSLLEERCRMRHPQIWPKISHVKGIQVDGKWI